A stretch of Paludisphaera borealis DNA encodes these proteins:
- a CDS encoding diacylglycerol/lipid kinase family protein, with the protein MSSAQDTKVSRVFAVVNAHSGQAAPERVIQTLRTHLAAHDQDCEIHETREHEDLTSIVRDAVRGGFDTIVAAGGDGTVSAVANGVVGTDARLAILPLGTTNVLARELGVPLDLEAACALISGPNGTAHIDGMKVGEFCYFTQVGVGVDALMIHDTSEVDKRRMGAFAYVWTMTKNLLGYKPRRMTITADDRSVRTRSLQVLLANCGALGVSGLRWGPDIQVDDGRIDVCIFRPRSPLDYPRIAWNFLVGRHGQETRLTYLRASRSVLVQANEPLPVQGDGEIITQTPLTVEIVPRAVRVVVPAKIDDRQGQSRTR; encoded by the coding sequence ATGTCTTCAGCGCAGGATACGAAGGTCTCGCGAGTCTTTGCGGTCGTGAACGCGCATTCGGGGCAAGCGGCGCCGGAGCGCGTGATCCAGACCCTTCGAACGCATCTGGCTGCTCACGATCAAGACTGTGAGATCCACGAGACGCGGGAGCATGAGGATCTCACGTCGATCGTCCGCGACGCGGTGCGCGGCGGCTTCGATACGATCGTGGCGGCGGGCGGCGACGGCACCGTTTCGGCCGTGGCCAACGGCGTTGTGGGAACTGATGCGAGGCTGGCGATCCTTCCGCTTGGCACGACCAACGTTCTGGCGCGTGAACTCGGCGTGCCGCTCGACCTCGAAGCCGCCTGCGCGCTGATCTCGGGTCCGAACGGGACGGCGCACATCGACGGCATGAAAGTGGGGGAGTTCTGCTACTTCACGCAGGTCGGCGTGGGCGTCGACGCGCTCATGATCCACGACACCTCCGAGGTCGACAAGCGGCGGATGGGCGCATTCGCCTACGTGTGGACCATGACGAAAAATCTGCTGGGCTACAAGCCGCGCCGCATGACGATCACCGCCGACGATCGCAGCGTCCGCACGCGATCGCTTCAAGTGCTCCTGGCCAACTGCGGGGCGCTGGGCGTTTCAGGCCTTCGTTGGGGGCCTGACATTCAAGTCGACGACGGCCGGATCGACGTCTGCATCTTCCGGCCCAGATCTCCACTCGATTATCCGCGGATCGCCTGGAATTTCCTGGTCGGCAGACACGGCCAGGAAACCCGGCTGACCTACCTGAGGGCCTCGCGAAGCGTCCTTGTCCAAGCCAACGAGCCGCTTCCCGTCCAGGGCGACGGCGAAATCATCACCCAGACTCCGCTCACGGTTGAGATTGTTCCGCGGGCGGTCCGGGTCGTCGTCCCGGCGAAGATCGACGACAGGCAAGGCCAGAGCCGAACGCGTTGA
- a CDS encoding metallophosphoesterase family protein, which produces MKVVHLSDIHVWRYTWNVGQLVGVRAWWMLALLRGRAHQFQLERVDEVVARVRSLNPDHVLITGDLTTSALPDEFADAKRHLAPLMADRERITILPGNHDRATRRSSTTNRFESAFGLYMPRLTFPWLRRLDDETAILGLDATRFHYTPRGRIPTAQLDQARALLTDAPGRPRRLIVASHYPIAAPPPYERELAAKRLENADELAAWLARVGPHIFCCGHVHAAWAFRPRELPDQLCLNAGAPLYRDPAALQPPGFLEIDLDADRVKVVHQAWDGTEWKPIVMVDERVFGKA; this is translated from the coding sequence TTGAAAGTCGTTCACCTTTCCGACATTCACGTCTGGCGATACACATGGAACGTCGGTCAGCTGGTCGGCGTCCGCGCCTGGTGGATGCTCGCGCTGCTGCGCGGCCGCGCCCATCAGTTTCAGCTCGAACGGGTCGACGAGGTCGTGGCGAGGGTAAGAAGCCTTAATCCTGATCATGTGCTCATTACGGGGGACTTGACGACGTCGGCCCTTCCCGACGAATTCGCCGACGCCAAGCGTCATCTTGCGCCCTTAATGGCGGATCGCGAGCGGATCACAATCTTGCCGGGCAATCACGATCGCGCGACCCGGCGGTCGTCGACGACGAATCGCTTCGAATCGGCCTTCGGCTTATACATGCCTCGGCTGACTTTTCCCTGGCTGCGTCGTCTCGACGACGAGACGGCGATTCTCGGGCTCGACGCGACGCGGTTCCACTACACGCCACGCGGACGGATTCCGACCGCGCAGCTCGACCAGGCCCGGGCACTGCTGACCGACGCCCCCGGGCGCCCCCGGCGGCTGATCGTCGCCAGCCACTACCCGATCGCGGCCCCGCCGCCTTACGAGCGCGAGCTGGCCGCCAAGCGTCTGGAAAACGCCGACGAACTGGCCGCATGGCTCGCGCGGGTGGGCCCGCACATATTCTGCTGCGGACATGTGCACGCCGCCTGGGCTTTCCGGCCGAGAGAGCTTCCCGACCAGCTCTGTCTCAACGCCGGCGCCCCGCTCTATCGCGACCCCGCCGCCCTCCAGCCGCCGGGCTTCCTGGAGATCGATCTCGACGCGGACAGGGTTAAAGTCGTCCATCAGGCGTGGGACGGCACGGAATGGAAGCCGATCGTCATGGTCGACGAGCGCGTCTTCGGCAAGGCTTGA